Proteins found in one Muntiacus reevesi chromosome 2, mMunRee1.1, whole genome shotgun sequence genomic segment:
- the SRRM2 gene encoding serine/arginine repetitive matrix protein 2 isoform X8, with product MLLEKDVNPGGKEENPGQRPAVTETHQLAELNEKKNERLRAAFGISDSYVDGSSFDPQRRAREAKQPAPEPPKPYSLVRESSSSRSPTPKQKKKKKKKDRGRRSESSSPRRERKKSSKKKKHRSESESKKRKHRSPTPKSKRKSKDKKRKRSRSTTPAPKSRRAHRSTSADSASSSDTSRSRSRSAAAKTHTTALTGRSPSPALGRRGEGDVPPREPGTTNIGQPSSPEPSTKQPSSPCEDKDKDKKEKSAVRPSPSPERSNTGPEPSAPTLLLAEQHGGSPQPLATTPLSQEPVNPPSEASPAQGHSPPKSPEKPPQSSSESCPPSPQPTKVSRHASSSPESPKPAPVPGSRRESSSPASKSRSHGRAKRAKSHSHTPSRRVGRSRSPTTTKRGRSRSRTPTKRGHSRSRSPQWRRSRSAQRWGRSRSPQRRGRSRSPQRPGWSRSRNAQRRGRSRSARRGRSHSRSPATRGRSRSRTPARRGRSRSRTPTRRRSRSRTPARRRSRSRTPARRGRSRSRTPARRRSRTRSPVRRRSRSRSPARRSGRSRSRTPARRGRSRSRTPARRSGRSRSRTPTRRSGRSRSRTPNRRGRSQSRTPARRGRSRSRSLVRRGRSHSRTPPRRGRSGSSSERKNKSRTSQRRSRSNSSPEMKKSRLSSRRSRSLSSPRSKAKSRLSVRRSLSESSPCPKQKSQTPPRRSRSGSSQRKAKSRTPLRRSRSGSSPPGNQKSKTPSRQSHSSSSPQPKMKSGTPPRQGSITSPQVNEESATPQRRSRSESSPDPEVKSRTPSRHSCSGSSPSRVKSGTPPRRSRSGSSSPQPKVRAVTSPVQSHSGFSSPSPSRMTSKTPPRQSRSVSPCSKTESRLLQRHSHSRSSSPDTKVKPGTPPRQSHSGSTSPCPKAKSQTPPGHNLLGSKSPCSQEKSKDSLAQSCSGSFSLCPGVKSSTPPSFLQQKGQSPTSPDSRSGTSSPEMRPSHSESPYLQSKSQTPPKSSCSRSSSPVAELAPRSPTRGELSASPKLKPGISPEQRRFQSDSFSYPAIDSKPLLGQSRLEQSESKEKTGLVLQEDVSASSLRPRDKLSPPPVQNRPESSPILRDTPRTPSRERGGVGSSPDTKDQSSALAKPSQDEELMEVVEKPEESSNQVLPHLSPELKETAGSNVESSPEIERPAVPLTLDQSQLQASSEEVPAMASAWSGPHFSPEHKELSNSPPRENSFGSPLEFRNSGGPVAEMNTGFSPEGKDLNGPFPNQLETDPSLDVKEQSTRSSRHSSSELSPDVVEKAGMSSNQSVSSPVLDTIPRTPSRERSSSASSPELKDGLPRTPSRRSRSGSSPGLRDGSGTPSRHSLSGSSPGMKDIPRTPSRGRSECDSSPEPKALPQTPRPRSRSPSSPELNNKCLTPQRERSGSESSVEQKTVARTPLGQRRRSGSSQELDGKPSASPQERSESDSSPDSKAKTRVPLRQRSHSGSSPEVDSKSRPSPRHSRSGSSPEVKEKPRAAPRAQSGSDSSPEPKAPAPRVLPRRSRSGSSSKGRGPSPEGSSSSESSPEHPPKSRTARRSSRSSPEPKTKSRTPPRRRSSRSSPELTRKARLSRRSRSASSSPETRSRTPPRRRRSPSVSSPEPAEKSRSSRRRRSASSPRTKTASRRGRSPSPKPRGLQRSRSRSRREKTRATRRRDRSGSSQSTSRRRQRSRSRSRVTRRRRGGSGYHSRSPARQESSRTSSRRRRGRSRTPPTSRKRSRSRTSPAPWKRSRSRASPATHRRSRSRTPLVSRRRSRSRTSPVSRRRSRSRTSVTRRRSRSRASPVSRRRSRSRTPPVTRRRSRSRTPTRRRSRSRTPPVTRRRSRSRTPLVTRRRSRSRTSPITRRRSRSRTSPVTRRRSRSRTSPVTRRRSRSRTSPVTRRRSRSRTPPAIRRRSRSRTPLLPRKRSRSRSPLAIRRRSRSRTPRTTRGKRSLTRSPPAIRRRSASGSSSDRSRSATPPATRNHSGSRTPPVALNSSRMGCFSRPSMSPTPLDRCRSPGVLEPLGSSRTPMSVLQQAGGSMMDGPGPRIPDHPRASVPENHAQSRIALALTAISLGTARPPPSMSAAGLAARMSQVPAPVPLMSLRTAPAASLASRIPAASAAAMNLASARTPALPSAVNLADSRTPAAAAAMNLASPRTAVAPSAVNLADPRTPTAPAVNLAGARTPAALAALSLTGSGTAPTAANYPSSSRAPQAPAPANLVGPRSAHATAPVNIASSRTPPALAPANLTSARMAPALSGANLTSPRVPLSAYERVSGRTSPPLLDRARSRTPPGGPGSRTPPSAPSQSRVTSERAPSPASRMVQAPSQSALPPAQDRPRSPVPSAFSDQSRSLLAQTPPVAGSQSLSSGTVAKTTSSAGDHNGMLSGPVPGVSHPEGGDPPACAGAQQPSTLAALQPAKERRSSSSSSSSSSSSSSSSSSSSSSSSSGSSSSDSEGSSLPAQPEVALKRVPSPAPAPKEAVREGRPQEPAPAKRKRRSSSSSSSSSSSSSSSSSSSSSSSSSSSSSSSSSSSSSTSSSPSPAKPGPQALPKPASPKKAPPGERRSRSPRKPIDSLRDSRSLSYSPAERRRPSPQPSPRDQQSSSERGSRRSQRGDSRSPGHKRRKETPSPRPVRHRSSRSP from the exons ATGTTGCTGGAGAAGGATGTGAACCctggggggaaggaggagaaccCGGGGCAGAGGCCAGC GGTAACTGAGACTCACCAGTTGGCAGAATTGAATGAGAAGAAGAATGAGCGACTCCGAGCTGCCTTTGGCATTAGTGATTCCTATGTGGATGGCAGCTCTTTTGATCCCCAGCGTCGTGCTCGAGAAGCTAAACAACCAGCTCCTGAGCCTCCCAAACCTTACAG CCTTGTCCGGGAGTCTAGCAGTTCTCGCTCACCAACAccaaagcaaaagaagaagaaaaagaagaaagatagagGACG CAGGTCAGAGAGCAGCTCTCCTCGACGAGAGAGGAAGAAGAGTTCTAAGAAGAAGAAGCACAG GTCAGAATCTGAATCCAAGAAAAGGAAGCATAG GTCTCCTACTCCAAAGAGCAAACGTAAATCTAAGGACAAGAAGCGGAAGCG ATCTCGAAGTACAACTCCAGCCCCCAAGAGCCGACGGGCCCACCGTTCAACTTCTGCTGATTCTGCTTCTTCTTCAGATACTTCCCGCAGTCG GTCTCGAAGTGCTGCAGCTAAAACCCATACAACTGCCTTGACTGGACGAAGTCCTTCGCCTGCTTTGGGGCGTCGAGGGGAGGGAGATGTACCTCCCAGGGAACCAGGTACTACCAACATAGGGCAGCCTAGTAGTCCGGAGCCTTCCACAAAGCAGCCTAGCAGTCCCTGTGAAGACAAAGACAAAGACAAGAAGGAG AAATCTGCAGTTCGACCTAGTCCCTCTCCGGAAAGGAGCAACACAGGGCCAGAACCATCGGCTCCCACTCTGCTCCTTGCTGAGCAACATGGCGGCTCCCCACAACCCCTTGCAACAACCCCCTTAAGTCAAGAGCCAGTGAACCCCCCTTCTGAGGCTTCTCCAGCCCAGGGTCATTCACCACCtaaatctcctgagaaacctcccCAATCTTCTTCAGAGAGCTGCCCACCATCCCCTCAACCTACCAAAGTTTCTCGGCATGCCAGTTCTTCCCCTGAAAGCCCTAAACCGGCACCAGTTCCTGGGTCCCGCCGAGAGAGTTCTTCTCCTGCATCCAAGAGTCGCTCTCATGGCCGAGCAAAACGGGCTAAGTCACATTCTCATACTCCTTCCCGTAGGGTAGGGAGGTCCCGTAGTCCTACCACCACTAAGAGGGGGCGGTCTCGGTCTCGAACCCCTACCAAGAGAGGTCATTCTCGGTCCCGGTCACCTCAGTGGCGTAGGTCACGTTCTGCACAGAGGTGGGGACGATCTAGAAGCCCCCAGCGACGTGGCCGCTCTAGGTCTCCTCAGCGACCAGGCTGGTCCAGGAGCAGAAATGCACAGAGAAGAGGCAGGTCTAGATCAGCAAGACGAGGCAGGTCACACTCTAGATCCCCTGCAACTAGGGGCAGATCTCGTTCTAGAACACCCGCCCGGAGAGGCAGGTCTCGGTCTAGAACACCCACCAGGCGGAGGTCACGATCTAGAACACCAGCCAGGCGGAGGTCACGATCTAGAACACCCGCCCGGAGAGGCAGGTCTCGGTCTAGAACACCGGCTAGGCGCAGATCTAGGACCCGGTCACCTGTACGACGGAGGTCTCGTAGTAGATCACCAGCCAGGAGAAGTGGCAGGTCACGTTCCAGAACCCCAGCCAGGCGTGGGCGCTCACGTTCTAGAACACCAGCAAGACGAAGTGGCCGGTCACGCTCTAGAACGCCAACTAGACGAAGTGGCCGGTCACGCTCTAGAACCCCAAACAGGAGAGGGAGATCTCAGTCTAGGACACCAGCAAGACGGGGAAGATCCCGTAGTAGAAGCCTAGTTAGACGGGGAAGATCTCACTCTAGAACACCACCAAGAAGGGGCAGGTCTGGCTCATCATCAGAGCGGAAGAACAAATCCCGCACATCACAGAGAAGGAGCAGGTCCAACTCAAGTCCAGAAATGAAGAAATCGCGGCTTTCTTCTAGGCGGAGCAGGTCTCTCTCTTCACCAAGGTCCAAAGCAAAATCCCGCTTGTCTGTGAGGCGAAGCCTTTCAGAGTCCTCTCCGTGCCCTAAACAAAAGTCTCAGACACCACCAAGGCGCAGTCGCTCCGGATCATCCCAGCGCAAAGCTAAATCTAGAACACCACTGAGACGAAGTCGCTCTGGTTCTTCTCCGCCTGGTAATCAGAAATCTAAAACACCATCAAGGCAAAGTCATTCCAGTTCATCTCCTCAACCTAAGATGAAGTCTGGAACGCCACCAAGGCAAGGGTCCATAACAAGTCCCCAGGTAAATGAAGAGTCTGCAACGCCACAGAGACGGAGCCGTTCTGAGTCATCACCTGACCCTGAGGTGAAGTCTAGGACCCCTTCAAGACatagctgctctgggtcttctccTTCTAGAGTGAAATCTGGCACACCTCCAAGACGGAGCCGATCTGGGTCGTCATCTCCACAACCCAAAGTGAGGGCAGTGACATCACCAGTCCAAAGCCATTCTGGCTTCTCTTCTCCAAGTCCTAGTAGGATGACTTCTAAAACACCTCCAAGGCAAAGCAGATCAGTGTCTCCATGCTCTAAGACAGAATCTAGATTGTTGCAAAGACACAGCCATTCTAGATCTTCCTCTCCAGATACCAAAGTGAAACCTGGAACACCACCAAGACAAAGTCACTCAGGGTCTACTTCGCCATGCCCCAAAGCTAAGTCCCAAACTCCACCAGGGCATAATCTTCTTGGATCAAAGTCCCCATGTTCCCAAGAGAAGTCTAAAGATTCACTAGCACAAAGTTGCTCTGGATCCTTCTCCCTCTGTCCAGGAGTCAAGTCTAGCACACCACCCTCATTTCTGCAACAGAAAGGACAATCTCCAACTTCACCAGACTCCAGATCTGGTACTTCAAGCCCAGAAATGAGACCAAGTCATTCTGAATCTCCATATCTGCAGAGCAAATCTCAGACACCTCCTAAGAGCAGCTGCTCTAGGTCCTCATCTCCAGTCGCTGAGCTGGCACCCAGATCTCCCACAAGAGGTGAATTGTCAGCAAGTCCTAAGCTGAAACCTGGAATATCTCCAGAACAGAGAAGGTTCCAGTCTGACTCTTTCTCATATCCTGCCATAGACTCTAAACCTCTTCTGGGGCAGAGCAGATTAGAGCAGTctgaatcaaaagaaaaaactggcttaGTCCTGCAGGAGGATGTTAGTGCATCATCTCTAAGACCAAGAGACAAATTGAGTCCTCCTCCAGTGCAAAATAGGCCTGAGTCCTCACCAATACTCAGAGATACCCCTAGAACTCCATCAAGGGAAAGAGGTGGTGTTGGGTCATCTCCAGATACAAAAGACCAAAGTTCTGCATTAGCTAAGCCAAGCCAAGATGAAGAATTAATGGAAGTAGTAGAGAAACCTGAAGAATCCTCAAACCAAGTCCTGCCACATTTGTCTCCAGAACTTAAAGAAACGGCTGGAAGTAATGTTGAATCATCTCCAGAAATAGAAAGGCCTGCTGTACCTTTGACTCTTGACCAAAGCCAGTTGCAGGCTTCTTCGGAAGAAGTCCCTGCAATGGCCTCAGCTTGGAGTGGGCCACACTTCTCTCCAGAACATAAAGAACTATCAAACTCTCCTCCCAGGGAGAATAGCTTTGGATCACCTTTGGAATTTAGAAACTCAGGAGGCCCTGTTGCAGAAATGAATACTGGATTTTCTCCTGAGGGTAAAGATTTGAATGGACCTTTTCCTAATCAACTAGAGACAGATCCATCTCTAGATGTGAAAGAACAGTCAACAAGGTCCTCCAGACACAGCAGCTCTGAGTTATCCCCAGATGTGGTGGAAAAAGCAGGAATGTCTTCAAACCAGAGTGTGTCTTCGCCAGTACTTGATACTATACCCAGAACACCTTCAAGGGAAAGAAGTAGTTCTGCGTCTTCTCCTGAACTGAAAGATGGCTTACCCAGAACCCCCTCAAGGAGAAGCAGGTCTGGGTCTTCCCCAGGACTTAGAGATGGATCTGGGACTCCCTCCAGGCACAGCCTATCTGGGTCATCTCCCGGAATGAAAGATATACCTAGAACACCATCCAGGGGGAGAAGTGAATGTGATTCCTCTCCAGAACCAAAAGCTTTGCCTCAGACCCCTAGGCCAAGGAGTCGTTCTCCATCTTCCCCGGAGCTCAACAATAAGTGTCTTACCccccagagagagagaagtgggtCAGAGTCATCAGTTGAACAGAAGACTGTGGCTAGGACACCTCTTGGGCAGAGACGTCGGTCTGGATCTTCTCAGGAACTTGATGGGAAACCCAGTGCATCCCCTCAGGAGAGAAGCGAGTCGGACTCTTCTCCAGATTCTAAAGCTAAGACACGGGTGCCACTCAGGCAGAGGAGTCACTCTGGATCCTCTCCGGAGGTGGACAGCAAATCCCGGCCTTCTCCTCGGCATAGTAGGTCTGGCTCATCCCCTGAGGTTAAAGAGAAGCCAAGAGCAGCACCCAGGGCACAGAGTGGTTCTGATTCCTCTCCTGAACCCAAGGCTCCTGCCCCTCGAGTCCTTCCAAGACGAAGCAGATCAGGTTCATCAAGCAAAGGCAGAGGCCCTTCTCCTGAAGGAAGCAGCAGTTCCGAGTCCTCTCCAGAACACCCTCCAAAATCCAGAACTGCTAGAAGAAGCTCTCGGTCATCACCAGAGCCAAAGACTAAGTCTCGTACTCCGCCACGCCGTCGCAGCTCCCGGTCATCTCCTGAGCTGACTAGGAAGGCCCGGCTCTCCCGTAGGAGCCGTTCTGCATCATCCTCACCAGAGACCCGCTCTAGAACTCCCCCAAGACGCCGAAGAAGTCCCTCAGTATCTTCCCCAGAGCCGGCTGAAAAGTCAAGATCCTCACGCCGGCGGCGTTCAGCATCCTCTCCACGCACTAAGACAGCTTCAAGGAGAGGCCGTTCTCCTTCACCAAAGCCTCGTGGGCTCCAGAGGTCCCGTTCCCGCTCGAGGAGGGAGAAAACCAGGGCCACCCGACGTCGGGATAGGTCTGGATCTTCTCAGTCAACCTCTCGGAGAAGACAGCGGAGCCGGTCGAGGTCTCGTGTTACTCGCCGTCGGAGGGGAGGCTCTGGTTACCATTCAAGATCTCCTGCTcggcaggagagttccagaaccTCCTCTCGGCGTCGCAGAGGTCGCTCTCGGACACCCCCAACCAGTCGGAAGCGTTCCCGCTCACGCACATCACCAGCGCCGTGGAAACGCTCCAGGTCTCGGGCTTCTCCAGCTACTCACCGGCGATCCAGGTCCAGAACACCCCTGGTTAGCCGGCGGAGGTCCAGGTCTCGAACTTCACCAGTCAGTCGGAGACGATCCAGGTCTAGGACATCAGTGACTAGACGAAGATCCCGATCAAGAGCTTCGCCCGTGAGTCGAAGGCGATCTAGGTCCAGAACACCACCAGTAACCCGCCGACGTTCAAGGTCCAGGACACCGACCCGCCGGCGTTCCCGTTCTAGAACGCCACCAGTGACTCGAAGAAGGTCCAGATCTAGGACTCCACTGGTAACCAGGAGGCGATCTCGAAGCCGAACCTCCCCTATCACTCGCAGAAGATCGAGATCCAGAACGTCCCCAGTCACCCGAAGGAGATCACGATCTCGCACTTCTCCAGTAACTCGAAGAAGGTCTCGCTCGCGAACCTCTCCAGTGACACGCCGCCGATCTAGGTCCCGAACTCCTCCAGCTATTCGGCGCCGCTCCAGGTCTCGAACCCCATTGCTGCCACGCAAGCGTTCTCGAAGTCGTTCGCCACTTGCTATTCGCCGCCGTTCCCGATCACGTACTCCACGAACAACTCGGGGCAAACGGTCCTTAACAAGATCTCCTCCGGCCATCCGCAGGCGTTCTGCCTCTGGAAGCAGTTCCGATCGATCACGTTCTGCTACTCCTCCAGCAACAAGAAACCATTCTGGTTCTCGGACACCGCCTGTAGCTCTCAATAGCTCCAGAATGGGCTGCTTCAGCCGTCCTAGCATGTCACCAACTCCTCTTGACCGCTGTAGGTCACCTGGAGTGCTTGAGCCCCTCGGCAGCTCCAGAACACCCATGTCTGTCCTCCAGCAAGCTGGCGGTTCCATGATGGATGGTCCAGGTCCCCGAATTCCTGATCACCCGCGAGCATCTGTACCTGAAAACCATGCACAGTCGAGAATCGCACTTGCCCTGACGGCCATCAGCCTTGGCACCGCACGGCCGCCTCCGTCCATGTCTGCCGCTGGCCTTGCTGCAAGAATGTCCCAGGTTCCAGCCCCAGTGCCTCTCATGAGTCTCCGAACGGCCCCTGCGGCCAGTCTTGCCAGCAGGATCCCTGCAGCCTCTGCAGCAGCCATGAACCTGGCCAGCGCCAGGACACCTGCCCTGCCCTCAGCAGTTAACCTAGCTGACTCCAGAACACCAGCTGcagctgcagccatgaacttgGCCAGCCCCAGAACAGCGGTGGCACCTTCGGCTGTGAACCTTGCTGACCCTCGTACTCCCACAGCCCCAGCTGTGAACCTAGCAGGAGCCAGAACCCCTGCTGCTTTGGCAGCTCTGAGTCTCACGGGTTCTGGCACAGCCCCGACTGCTGCAAACTATCCGTCCAGTTCCAGAGCACCCCAGGctccagcccctgcaaacctggtGGGTCCTAGGTCTGCACATGCCACAGCACCTGTGAATATTGCCAGCTCAAGAACCCCTCCAGCCTTGGCCCCTGCAAACCTCACTAGTGCTAGAATGGCTCCAGCCTTGTCTGGTGCAAACCTCACCAGTCCCAGGGTGCCCCTCTCTGCCTATGAGCGTGTTAGTGGGAGAACCTCACCACCACTCCTTGACCGAGCCAGGTCCAGAACCCCACCAGGGGGCCCAGGCTCCAGAACCCCGCCATCTGCCCCAAGCCAGTCTAGGGTGACCTCTGAGCGGGCTCCCTCTCCTGCTTCTAGAATGGTCCAGGCTCCCTCACAGTCTGCTCTTCCTCCAGCTCAGGATCGGCCTAGGTCCCCTGTGCCATCTGCTTTTTCTGACCAATCTCGATCTTTGCTTGCCCAGACCCCCCCTGTAGCAGGGTCTCAGTCCCTTTCCTCTGGGACGGTGGCAAAGACCACGTCCTCTGCTGGTGACCACAATGGCATGCTCTCTGGGCCTGTCCCCGGGGTGTCCCACCCAGAGGGTGGGGACCCACCTGCCTGTGCTGGGGCCCAGCAGCCTTCCACATTGGCTGCCCTGCAGCCAGCCAAGGAGCGGCGGAGTTCCTCGTCCTCGTCGTCCTctagctcctcctcctcctcctcctcctcctcgtcctcctcgTCGTCCTCCTCTGGCTCCAGCTCTAGTGACTCAGAGGGCTCTAGCCTTCCCGCTCAACCTGAGGTAGCACTGAAGAG ggtccccagccctgccccagcacCCAAGGAGGCTGTTCGAGAGGGCCGTCCTCAGGAGCCAGCCCCAGCCAAGCGGAAGAGGCGTTCTAGCAGCTCCAgttccagctcctcctcctcctcttcatcatcctcctcctcctcctcctcttcctcctcctcctcctcttcctcctcctcctcctcctcctcttcctccacttcttcctccccctcccctgctaAGCCTGGCCCTCAGGCCTTGCCCAAACCTGCAAGCCCCAAGAAGGCACCCCCTGGCGAGCGGAG GTCCCGCAGCCCCCGGAAGCCAATAGACTCGCTCCGGGATTCCCGGTCCCTCAGCTACTCGCCCGCTGAGCGCCGCCgcccctcaccccagccctcaCCGCGGGACCAGCAGAG CAGCAGCGAGCGGGGTTCCCGGAGAAGCCAGCGTGGGGACAGCCGCTCCCCGGGTCACAAGCGCAGGAAGGAGACACCCAGCCCCCGCCCCGTGCGGCACCGCTCCTCGAG GTCTCCGTGA